The sequence below is a genomic window from Salinispira pacifica.
CTATCGTTTTTAAAATCCGGCGACGGATTCGAAATAATAATTATTTCCTGTATATGTAATTATCATTTCCAAAAATCCCGGTAGTTTCAAAATGAAAGATTTGAAATTACGTAACGAAAAATATTTAATGTAAGGAACCATACTTATGTACGCAATGGTAGAAATCAAGGGCAAACAGTACAAAGCAGAAGAAGGCGCCCTGCTGAAAGTTGATAGACTCGCAGAAGAAGCCGGCAAAAAGGTAGAATTCGATTCCGTACTTCTTGTTGGTTCTGATGACGATGTAAAAGTTGGTGCTCCCTATGTGAAGGGCGCAAAAGTGGCCGCAGAAGTGGTTGAGCATGGAAAAGATAAAAAAGTTGTGGTATTCAAATATCGCCGAAGAAAAGACTCCATGACAAAAAACGGTCATCGTCAGCAGTACTCGCTTCTTAAGGTAACCGGGCTGAAGGCCTGAGGCACCGAAACAATCCTGAAGGGTGAGAGCCGATGATCCGCTGCATTGTTGAAGCAGATAACGGAATGCTCAGGGTCCTTCACTCCAGCGGACACGGAGACGTAGATAACCGTGATGCCAGGGTGAGCATTTCCTGCGCTGCAGTGAGTACATTGCTGCGCACTGCAGGGGTTCTTCTGGAGACCAGTGAACAGGTAATGATCGAGCTGAAGAAGTTTCAGCCCGGTGAAATTGATTTGCGGGTCAAGCATGTGGATGAGAAAGCCGAGCAATGGCTTCGGGGTCTCACCGACATGCTTATCCGCGGGCTTGAAGATGTACAGCGGGATTTTCCCGCCCAGGTGCAGCTTTCCCAGAGCCCCAAGTATTAGAGAATAAGGGAGAAGACTATGGCACATAAAAAGGGTGGCGGTAGTACAAAGAACGGTCGCGATTCGGAAAGTAAACGCCTTGGAGTCAAGCGCTTCGGAGGCCAGCTGGTAAAAGCCGGTGAAATTCTTGTTCGTCAGAGAGGAACCAGAATTCATCCCGGTGAAAATGTAGGTCGGGGCAAGGATGATACTCTCTTCGCAATGGCACAGGGAACAGTGGAGTTCCGCCAGCGCCGGGGAAAGAAAGTGGTGAATATCAGCGAAGCCCAGTAGGTTTTCCTGTACCGCCGAATACATCCGGAAATCGATCCATCGGGACATCGTCCCCATGATGTCGAACTGCAAAGCCCGAGCGCCATTGTGCAGCTGCGGGCTTTTTTTTGCGGTTATATAATTCAGAAATGAGCCAGGACAGAAAATCTCGGTTTCACCGGTATCAGGGCCTGCGACTCTGTAGGTTATAGCAAAATCCTTTGGATTTCGCTGGTATTGGAGCCTGCGGCTCTGTAGGTTATAGCAAAATCCTTTGGATTTCGCTGGTATTGGAGCCCGCGGCTCTGTAGTTTGTAGCAAAATCCTTCGGATTTCGCTGGTATTGGAGCCCGCGGCTCTGTAGTTTGTAGCAAAAACCTTTCAGGTTTTCGCTAGGGGTTTAAATAAAAATGAATTCGTTTGTAGATGAAATGAAAATCGGGGTTGCCAGCGGTAACGGCGGGCCCGGATGTGTGTCGTTCCGCCGGGAAAAATATGTTCCCAAGGGCGGTCCCGACGGCGGCGACGGCGGCCGGGGCGGGGATGTGATTTTCCGCGTTAAGGATAATTTGAAGACGCTCACCCATTTGCGCCCCAACAAGACCTACCGGGCGCAGAACGGGCTACCCGGGGAGGGCCGGAAGAAGCACGGGAAGGATGGCGAAGATCTGGTGGTTCTTGTACCTCCGGGCACCCAGGTGAAGGATGCCGAGACCGGCGATATCCTGCTGGATCTGGTGGAGAACAACTCCGAGCACCGCTTCCTCATCGGCGGAATCGGCGGCCAGGGGAATACCCATTTTGCCACCAGCCGGAATCAGACACCGCGCTTCGCTCAGCCGGGCATGCCCGGAGAGACCAGGAAGATCAGGCTGGAGCTGTCGCTTATTGCCGATATCGGGTTTGTGGGCTACCCCAATGCGGGAAAGAGCAGCCTGCTGGGGGTTCTCACCTCCGCCCATCCCAAGGTCGGGGCGTATCCTTTTACCACCAAGATTCCCAATCTGGGTGTGCTTCGGGCGTTTAACAGGGATATTATTCTTGCAGATATTCCCGGAATTATTCAGGGGGCCAGTGAAGGTGCGGGGTTGGGATACCGTTTTCTGAAACATATCAGCCGTACCGCTGCGCTGTTGTTTCTGGTGGATCTCAGTGACTATCAGGATCCTGTGGAGGTCTTTGAAAATCTCAAACAGGAGCTTCACGCATATGAGCCTGAACTGCTGAAGCGCCCGCATTATATTCTGGCTACGAAAATGGATATTCCAGAGGCGCGGGAACGGCTGGATGAGTTCCGCTCCAAGGTATCCGAAGAGGTGCTGCCGGTTTCCTCCGCTACACGGGACGGAATTGATGAACTGATTAAGAAATTGTTCAGTCTTACGGTGGAAAAAAAGAGCGTCGAAGAGGCCGTGGAAGTACCGGATTATTATTCCTATGATCCTGATGATGATCACAGCAATGCTGAAGGTGCTTCCGAATCCCGGAGTGAGTCTTCAGGCGGAAAGGAATAACCGGAGATGAGGGCAGCTGTGCTCGGCGGGAGTTTTGATCCGCCCCACCTGGGCCATGAGCATATCGCAGTGGAGGCCGCCGAACAACTGAATCTTCAGCGCCTCTATCTGGTGCCTGCTCACCGGTCTCCTTTTAAATCCGGACACGGCGCCCGGGGCTTCCGGCGTATGGAAATGCTTGAGCGCAGCGCTTCGGCAATTAAGCGCAGGGTTCCCGAGCTCCAGATAAAAATCCTGGATGTTGAACTCAAACGGGGCGGGAGCAGCTACAGCTATCAGACCCTGGAATATATTTCCCGGGAGTTGTCCGGGGAAAATCATGACTACACAAACTCGGAACTCTATCTTATTATTGGGGAAGACAACCTGAAGACATTCACCCTCTGGAAACAGTGGAAAAATATTCTTGAGCTTGCACGACTTGCGGTTCTTCCCCGGGAAACCGGCAGGGGAAGAATATCTCTGCCGGAGGATTTGGAGCATGTGAAGGAACGTATCCGGATTGTGAATGCTCCGGTGTTCCCGGCTGCATCCAGCTCAATTCGGGAGATGATTGCCCGGGGTGATAATACAGACACAGTGCTGAATAAAGAGGTCTATGAATATATCAGAGATAATTCTCTCTATTCGATATAGAAGAGTGCGCAAACGTCTGCTCCGCTTTATTCGGGAGCAGAATAGTGTTGAACGCTATGAACATATTCTCAGAGTGACAGCCACCTGCAGGGCTCTGGCTCCCAGGTTTTCTGTTAACCCCGCGCGGGCTGAAATTCTGGGTCTGGCACATGACATGGTGCGGGAATGGCCGGATGAGAAGTTTCTTCAATTGGTGAATGAGCACGGATATATCCCCAATGCAATGGAGCGGGAAAAGCCGCTGCTTCTTCACGGAAGATGCGCAGCCATCCTCCTTCGCCGGGATTTCGGCGTACGAAACCGCTCCATGCTCAGATCCCTTGAGGATCACACTCTGGGACGCTGGGGAATGGATCTTACCGGCATACTTCTGTTTGTAAGCGATTACCTTGAACCGGGACGAAAGTATACCACCCCTGAATTCCGGGAGCGGGTTATGAACCTCAGCCCCTGGGAGATGGTGCTGGCGGTGAATGAACATGCCAAAGCCAGGGGGAAAAAAAAGAGCCCCCGCACGCATCAGCTTCATGTATATGCCAGGAAGATGGCTGGCCTTGAGCTGTCCGGAGGTGAGCGTGCCGCCCTGCAGGCCGGCGGTTAAGAGTGTTCTGAGACCTCCTCTGTCATGAGAGGAGAATATGAGGAATGTGGAGAAGAAGGTGCCGAAAAATCAGTCAAAAATTGATCCAGCAATATTTGTCCTCCTTGGAATCATCGCCGTCATCGGTATTATCACCGCCGTGGTGCTTCTCAGTGTGGAACGGGATGATTTCAGTGCACGGATGGAGGAGAACCCCCAGATCCCCATACTGATACTTCTGTCCGACGGGGAAGAACTCAGCTCGGCTCAGCTGCTGCTCATGGACGGCAATACAGGTAATCTGGGAGTCTACGACATCCCCAGGAAAATCGGAGCAATCATCCCGGCTCTGGGCAGGGTGGACCGTATCGATAACCTGTATGCAGAGATGGGTGCCAAAGAGGTGCGCAATACCCTGGAAGGGATCTTCGATCTGGAAATTGATTTTTACCTTGATCTGGATTTTGCCGATGTTGAGGTGCTGGTTGATACCATAGACGGAGTATCAGTTTTCATGCCTGCGCCCATTGAGGATTTCATCGATGAAAAAAGAGTCCGCATACCCGGAGGTAATGTCAGACTGGACGGTGAAAAAATGCGTTCATACATCCGCTATGAAGGAGATGATGAACGGGAGCTGGAATGGATCAGCCGGAGGTGGACATTCGTGCGGGAGCTTCTCAGAACTACTGCTGAATATCCTCTGCTGTACCGAAGCGATGAGCTGTTCAACCGCTATTATCGGCATATGAACGCCAATTTTGACAAGAGTTCAGCCCGGAGCTTTCTGGAGATTCTGAAGGAACTGAACTTTGATTCAATGATCACTCAGCGTGTTTTGGGAAATGAGCGTCAGGTACAGACCGGAGAATATGCTCAGACCATCCTGTTCCCCCATTTCGAGGGGCAGCTGGTTCGGGAATCGGTAAAACAGGTGAGCCGAAGTCTGGGGGCACCGGAAGCGGCTTACACAGCCGCCTTAAACGTACAGCTGGAAATTCTCAATGGTACCGATATCAACGGTCTGGCGGCACGGACTCAGGATCTGTATGAAAACTTCGGCTTTGAGGTTCTGCGGATCGGAAACGCAGATAGAAATGATTATGAGGAAACTGTTATTATTGACCGCAGCGGTAATCTCCAGGGGGCCGAGCGGGTGGGGGATGTGATCCGCAGCTCAAATGTCCGTGAAGGAAGCCCCCTTCCGGAGAATGAAGACGTGGATGTGACAATCGTCCTGGGAAAAGATTTTGACGGATGGTATGTAAATTCATCCTCGGATGAGTAGTCCCGGTGTACGCAGAAAAAAAGGTGAAAATACGATGAGTGAAAATATGAGTGAACAAATGAACGAACAGGAAATACACCGGGAAGCGGTTAAAAACACCGCCCGGTTCATGGATGAAATAAAACTGGAAGATGTGGTTACCCTGGACTTTCAGGGGAAATCCAGCATTACGGATTATTACATTATCGCCACTGTTAATTCCTACGGCCAGCTCAGAGGGGCGGTGAAACGTCTGCATGAGTATTTCTACCAGCAGCAGATCGACTGCAGGGGTGGAAAAAAACAGTCGGAAGAAGATAACTGGACTCTTCTTGACTGCGACTACTTCATTATCCACCTGATGACCAAAGAAGCCAGGGCATTTTATGATCTTGAAAAACTTTGGTTTGAAGCGGAGCGGCTGGAAACGGGAGCGTAGCATGGATCTGGCCAACGGGGAGTTATATGAAGAGTTCAGTCTTCTGCTCAAACACGCCTTGCAGGAAGATTTGGGCGATCTCGGCGATATTACCAGCGATGCGGTGTTTTCTTCCGGGGATATGTCAAGGGCGGTGATTATCTCCCGGCAGGATGGCGTGCTTTCCGGTCTGGACTGTGCCATTGAGACCTTTCGCTCATGCGACCCCGATAAAGCTCTGAGTTTTGCTCCTGCTGCCGTCGACGGTGATCTGCTGGAGGACGGACAGAAGGTCCTTGAGATCAGCGGTCCGGCGGGTTCTCTTCTCCGGGCTGAACGCAGCGCTCTGAATTTTCTGGGGTTTTTCTCAGGAATTGCCGGCAATGCCAAGCGCCACTGTGATGCCCTGGAAGGTTCTTCCACCAGAATACTGGACACCCGAAAAACTCTCCCCGGCTATCGAAGGCTCTCCAAGGCAGCAGTGGCCGACGGAGGGGGCTTTAATCATCGTATGGGATTGTACGATATGGTGATGATCAAGGATAACCATGCGGATGCCGCAGGCGGTCTTGCAGCAGCGGTACAAAAAGTTCACGAGAAATGGGGCGAACAGTTCAAAGTGGAAGTAGAGTGCCGGAATCTTGAACAGGTTGCCTTGGCCCTCACTTTGGATGTGGACGTAATCATGCTGGACAATATGAGCCGGGAGGATTGCCGGGAAGCAGTCCGTCTTCGGGAGGAGAAGGGGCGTACTGCACAGGCCTTCGAAGCCTCCGGTGATTTTACCCCGGAAAAAATCCGTGAGTATGCGGATGTTGGATTGGATTTCATATCGGTGGGCGGGTTAACTCATTCGGTGAAAAATCATAATTTTTCCATGCGCATTGTCCATTGATCGGCATGTATAACAGGTGAAGAACGTGGAGCATGAAATACAGGATGTGCTGATAATCGGGACAGGGATTGCCGGCCTTTCCGCCGCAGTGACGGCGGCGGAGGCAGGACTGTCGGTGACTGTTTTATCCAAGGACGG
It includes:
- the rplU gene encoding 50S ribosomal protein L21; amino-acid sequence: MYAMVEIKGKQYKAEEGALLKVDRLAEEAGKKVEFDSVLLVGSDDDVKVGAPYVKGAKVAAEVVEHGKDKKVVVFKYRRRKDSMTKNGHRQQYSLLKVTGLKA
- a CDS encoding ribosomal-processing cysteine protease Prp; amino-acid sequence: MIRCIVEADNGMLRVLHSSGHGDVDNRDARVSISCAAVSTLLRTAGVLLETSEQVMIELKKFQPGEIDLRVKHVDEKAEQWLRGLTDMLIRGLEDVQRDFPAQVQLSQSPKY
- the rpmA gene encoding 50S ribosomal protein L27 translates to MAHKKGGGSTKNGRDSESKRLGVKRFGGQLVKAGEILVRQRGTRIHPGENVGRGKDDTLFAMAQGTVEFRQRRGKKVVNISEAQ
- the obgE gene encoding GTPase ObgE, yielding MNSFVDEMKIGVASGNGGPGCVSFRREKYVPKGGPDGGDGGRGGDVIFRVKDNLKTLTHLRPNKTYRAQNGLPGEGRKKHGKDGEDLVVLVPPGTQVKDAETGDILLDLVENNSEHRFLIGGIGGQGNTHFATSRNQTPRFAQPGMPGETRKIRLELSLIADIGFVGYPNAGKSSLLGVLTSAHPKVGAYPFTTKIPNLGVLRAFNRDIILADIPGIIQGASEGAGLGYRFLKHISRTAALLFLVDLSDYQDPVEVFENLKQELHAYEPELLKRPHYILATKMDIPEARERLDEFRSKVSEEVLPVSSATRDGIDELIKKLFSLTVEKKSVEEAVEVPDYYSYDPDDDHSNAEGASESRSESSGGKE
- the nadD gene encoding nicotinate (nicotinamide) nucleotide adenylyltransferase; this encodes MRAAVLGGSFDPPHLGHEHIAVEAAEQLNLQRLYLVPAHRSPFKSGHGARGFRRMEMLERSASAIKRRVPELQIKILDVELKRGGSSYSYQTLEYISRELSGENHDYTNSELYLIIGEDNLKTFTLWKQWKNILELARLAVLPRETGRGRISLPEDLEHVKERIRIVNAPVFPAASSSIREMIARGDNTDTVLNKEVYEYIRDNSLYSI
- the yqeK gene encoding bis(5'-nucleosyl)-tetraphosphatase (symmetrical) YqeK, whose protein sequence is MNISEIILSIRYRRVRKRLLRFIREQNSVERYEHILRVTATCRALAPRFSVNPARAEILGLAHDMVREWPDEKFLQLVNEHGYIPNAMEREKPLLLHGRCAAILLRRDFGVRNRSMLRSLEDHTLGRWGMDLTGILLFVSDYLEPGRKYTTPEFRERVMNLSPWEMVLAVNEHAKARGKKKSPRTHQLHVYARKMAGLELSGGERAALQAGG
- a CDS encoding LCP family protein, coding for MEKKVPKNQSKIDPAIFVLLGIIAVIGIITAVVLLSVERDDFSARMEENPQIPILILLSDGEELSSAQLLLMDGNTGNLGVYDIPRKIGAIIPALGRVDRIDNLYAEMGAKEVRNTLEGIFDLEIDFYLDLDFADVEVLVDTIDGVSVFMPAPIEDFIDEKRVRIPGGNVRLDGEKMRSYIRYEGDDERELEWISRRWTFVRELLRTTAEYPLLYRSDELFNRYYRHMNANFDKSSARSFLEILKELNFDSMITQRVLGNERQVQTGEYAQTILFPHFEGQLVRESVKQVSRSLGAPEAAYTAALNVQLEILNGTDINGLAARTQDLYENFGFEVLRIGNADRNDYEETVIIDRSGNLQGAERVGDVIRSSNVREGSPLPENEDVDVTIVLGKDFDGWYVNSSSDE
- the rsfS gene encoding ribosome silencing factor, whose amino-acid sequence is MSEQMNEQEIHREAVKNTARFMDEIKLEDVVTLDFQGKSSITDYYIIATVNSYGQLRGAVKRLHEYFYQQQIDCRGGKKQSEEDNWTLLDCDYFIIHLMTKEARAFYDLEKLWFEAERLETGA
- the nadC gene encoding carboxylating nicotinate-nucleotide diphosphorylase; translation: MDLANGELYEEFSLLLKHALQEDLGDLGDITSDAVFSSGDMSRAVIISRQDGVLSGLDCAIETFRSCDPDKALSFAPAAVDGDLLEDGQKVLEISGPAGSLLRAERSALNFLGFFSGIAGNAKRHCDALEGSSTRILDTRKTLPGYRRLSKAAVADGGGFNHRMGLYDMVMIKDNHADAAGGLAAAVQKVHEKWGEQFKVEVECRNLEQVALALTLDVDVIMLDNMSREDCREAVRLREEKGRTAQAFEASGDFTPEKIREYADVGLDFISVGGLTHSVKNHNFSMRIVH